One genomic segment of Sminthopsis crassicaudata isolate SCR6 chromosome 4, ASM4859323v1, whole genome shotgun sequence includes these proteins:
- the TMEM88 gene encoding transmembrane protein 88, translating to MAEGPRAHHPPPYSGGGDFEPRDPLDCWACAVLVTAQNLLVATFNLLLLGVVLGTILLPALLMLGFGFLCHSKFLHSQALPCTAHFQDPGFTVLLVVGFLLLVPLLILALAGYRRLYCHLRLADCLVPYSRAIYQNGGLSHSATLRAPRASQSLPTATSKVWV from the exons ATGGCAGAAGGCCCTAGGGCTCATCACCCACCACCTTACAGTGGAGGTGGGGACTTTGAACCTCGAGACCCACTGGACTGCTGGGCCTGTGCTGTGCTAGTCACAGCCCAGAATCTGCTTGTGGCCACTTTCAACCTCTTGCTGCTGGGTGTGGTGTTAGGAACAATACTGCTGCCTGCCCTCCTCATGCTGGGCTTTGGCTTCCTCTGCCACTCAAAG TTCCTACACTCTCAGGCACTCCCTTGTACTGCCCACTTTCAAGACCCAGGATTCACAGTGCTGCTGGTGGTGGGTTTCCTGCTCCTGGTGCCTTTGCTGATTCTCGCATTAGCTGGTTACCGCCGCCTGTACTGCCATCTCCGCCTTGCTGACTGCCTGGTACCCTATAGCAGAGCCATTTACCAGAATGGGGGCCTCTCCCATTCTGCAACTCTAAGAGCTCCCAGAGCATCACAATCCCTTCCCACTGCCACTAGCAAAGTCTGGGTCTGA
- the NAA38 gene encoding N-alpha-acetyltransferase 38, NatC auxiliary subunit → MAGAGATVLLREENGCCSRRQSSSSAGDSDGEREDSAVAARARRRLEGLLNKNMRIRMTDGRTLVGCFLCTDRDCNVILGSAQEFLKPTDSFSAGEPRVLGLAMVPGHHIVSVEVQRESLTSPYL, encoded by the exons ATGGCAGGAGCTGGGGCGACCGTACTGCTGCGAGAGGAGAACGGCTGCTGCAGCCGACGCCAGAGCAGCTCCAGCGCTGGG GACTCTGACGGAGAGCGCGAAGACTCGGCGGTGGCTGCTCGTGCGCGCAGGCGTTTGGAAGGCCTGCTCAACAAGAACATGCGCATTCGCATGACTGACGGGCGCACTCTGGTGGGCTGCTTCCTGTGCACGGATCGCGACTGCAATGTCATCCTGGGCTCCGCTCAGGAGTTCCTCAAGCCCACGG ATTCCTTCTCTGCTGGGGAGCCCCGTGTCCTGGGGTTGGCTATGGTTCCTGGACACCACATCGTTTCTGTTGAAGTACAAAGGGAGAGCCTGACCTCTCCTTATCTGTGA
- the KDM6B gene encoding lysine-specific demethylase 6B translates to MHRAVDPPGARAAREPFTLGGLSCAGTWSSCPPHPPPRAWLPGGRCSASIGQPQLPAHLPPAHGSGIGYPSKSYYPPGTPNPRPLHGKLESLHGWVQALLRDPAQPGLWEQLGQLYESEQDSEEAMRCYHSAARYGGGYAELGLRIGRLQQAQIWNFHTGSSQHRTKVLPPLEQVWNLLHLEHKRSYGTKRGGPPVKRAAETPVVQPVPPVAPPGPADESLSPGGKRRRGCGPDQTGPPPGLPPLPPPLPGLATNPPFQLSKPGLWSPLHGEAWGTECKGSAPPERQEQRHSVPLPFPYPTPSYASHPPGHRSVPTAPLGPHPPGAESHGCPPVPHSPGSDLRESRVQRSRMDSSVSPAATTACVPYAPSRPPGVPGTTTTSSSSTGLRGTEQSPGLGSDCYQTPGLEATSHESRLGPSAHSSRKSFPPAPTAAAPPLPLPPGPPLLPGPATPPPPCPRLLHPAPPSSWLEGPACQAGRGAGAMGREEGDPLEELLFGAKGPCPTPPPLPPPPLPLPLPHHEGFLGTLSPHFPVGTQDSHTNPTTPTTITTSNSNSSQVGPVPFPPPPFLSRGLDTHPPSPSLSPPAPPVTPLPLPIPQPTTPPCHQNTSGSFRRPESPRPRVSFPKTTEVGRGPPPGPLSNAQQPQPPGGGGELPSQSPRLFDFPSTPLEDQFEEPAEFKILPDGLANIMKMLDESIQKEEEQQQQQREASGGALAPLKEPFAPLQPSFPHKEEKTPPPALPPPPPLAKFPPPLQPLPPPPSTQAGPATLLKSLANVLDGQKYSYQGAGAGAAQAVTSPSQYSPPPPSGAIPTPPAMAATNLLCPLQLQVSSSSQFSTSSGPWAQEQGGGEEPSGPPPAQSLPPPPPRLGVVLPPPRSESEVLEEISRACETLVERVGRGTGEPVESGVERPPPPSLPRPKEESGAGPGCSKRKEKEHRRHRRGCKDGGRRHREGKVHKEKNRQVLGNLDLQSKEIQGREKAKPEAGGAAKVKLPTPVPPSTTAPPPLPPSPAPTPAPVPGGETRHKAREETPGPPSVSPADMLKLRSLSEGPPKELKIRLIKVESGDKETFMASEVEERRLSMADLTIGHCAADVVRASKNAKVKGKFRESYLSPAQSVKPQINSEEKLPREKLNPPTPSIYLESKRDAFSPVLLQFCTDPRNPITVIRGLAGSLRLNLGLFSTKTLVEASGEHAVEVRTQVQQPSDENWDLSGTRQIWPCESSRSHTTIAKYAQYQASSFQESLQEEKESEDETEEPDSTTETPSSNNPDQKTHHIIKFGTNIDLSDAKRWKPQLQELLKLPAFMRVTSTGNMLSHVGHTILGMNTVQLYMKVPGSRTPGHQENNNFCSVNINIGPGDCEWFAVHEHYWETISAFCDRHGVDYLTGSWWPILDDLYASNIPVYRFVQRPGDLVWINAGTVHWVQATGWCNNIAWNVGPLTAYQYQLALERYEWNEVKNVKSIVPMIHVSWNVARTVKVSDPDLFKMIKFCLLQSMKHCQVQRESLVRAGKKIAYQGRVKDEPAYYCNECDVEVFNILFVTSENGSRNTYLVHCESCARRRSGGLQGVVVLEQYRTEELAQAYDAFTLAGSSNSR, encoded by the exons ATGCATCGGGCAGTGGACCCTCCGGGGGCCCGAGCTGCACGGGAACCCTTCACCCTTGGGGGCCTGAGCTGTGCTGGGACCTGGAGTTCTtgtcctccccacccccctccccggGCATGGCTGCCAGGGGGCAG GTGTTCTGCCAGCATTGGGCAGCCCCAACTCCCAGCTCACCTGCCCCCAGCCCATGGCAGTGGTATTGGATATCCCAGCAAGTCCTATTACCCTCCAGG GACTCCCAATCCTCGGCCTCTGCATGGGAAGCTGGAATCCCTGCATGGCTGGGTTCAGGCCTTGCTTCGAGACCCAGCCCAGCCAGGGCTATGGGAACAATTGGGGCAGCTTTATGAATCGGAACAAGACAGCGAGGAGGCCATGCGTTGTTACCACAGTGCAGCCCGATATGGGGGTGGTTATGCAGAACTAGGGCTCCGTATTGGCCGGCTTCAGCAG GCCCAGATCTGGAATTTTCACACAGGCTCTTCTCAACATCGGACCAAGGTTCTGCCACCCCTTGAACAAGTGTGGAACCTTCTACATCTTGAg caCAAGCGAAGCTATGGGACAAAGCGTGGGGGTCCCCCAGTGAAACGAGCAGCAGAAACTCCTGTGGTACAGCCTGTGCCTCCTGTGGCTCCTCCTGGCCCTGCTGATGAGAGCCTTAGCCCTGGAGGCAAACGTAGGAGGGGCTGTGGCCCTGATCAG ACTGGTCCTCCTCCAGGGTTACCACCACTGCCTCCTCCATTGCCAGGCCTAGCTACAAATCCCCCCTTCCAGCTATCAAAGCCAGGGCTATGGAGCCCACTGCATGGAGAGGCCTGGGGTACTGAGTGCAAGGGTTCTGCCCCTCCAGAACGTCAG GAGCAGCGGCACTCAGTTCCCCTCCCATTTCCATACCCCACTCCTTCTTATGCTTCGCATCCCCCTGGCCACCGGTCAGTCCCTACGGCCCCTCTGGGCCCCCATCCCCCAGGAGCAGAGAGCCATGGCTGCCCACCTGTCCCCCATTCCcctggaagtgaccttagagagAGCAGAGTTCAGAGGTCGCGGATGGACTCCAGCGTTTCACCAGCAGCAACCACCGCCTGCGTGCCTTATGCCCCTTCCCGGCCCCCTGGCGTCCCCGGCACCACTACCACCAGCAGTAGCAGCACCGGCCTCCGGGGCACAGAACAGAGCCCAGGCCTT GGCTCTGACTGTTATCAAACTCCAGGGCTAGAGGCTACTTCCCACGAGAGTCGCCTGGGGCCATCGGCACATAGCAGTCGGAAATCTTTCCCCCCTGCCCCCACCGCCGCTGCCCCACCCCTGCCTCTCCCACCGGGCCCACCCCTCCTGCCCGGCCCTGCCACCCCACCACCACCTTGTCCTCGTCTTCTCCACCCAGCACCCCCATCCTCATGGCTGGAGGGCCCTGCCTGCCAAGCAGGCAGAGGGGCTGGAGCTATGGGTCGAGAAGAAGGGGATCCTTTGGAGGAGCTCCTCTTTGGAGCGAAGGGCCCTTGCCCCACTCCACCTCCCCTACCTCCTCCTCCACTAccacttcccctcccccaccacgAGGGCTTCTTGGGGACTCTCTCACCCCATTTCCCCGTGGGCACTCAGGATTCGCACACCAACCCCACCAcccccaccaccatcaccaccagcaacagcaacagcagccaAGTGGGGCCTGtgcccttcccccctcccccattcctttcCCGGGGTCTAGATACCCATCCTCCAAGCCCTTCTCTGAGCCCTCCAGCTCCTCCTGTCACTCCCTTGCCACTCCCAATTCCCCAGCCTACCACCCCACCCTGCCACCAAAATACCTCAGGAAGCTTCAGGCGCCCGGAGAGCCCCCGGCCCAGGGTCTCCTTCCCAAAGACCACAGAGGTGGGGCGGGGGCCACCTCCTGGGCCCCTGAGCAATGCCCAGCAGCCCCAACCCCCTGGAGGTGGTGGGGAGCTTCCCAGCCAGAGCCCTCGACTGTTCGACTTTCCTTCTACACCCCTGGAGGACCAATTTGAGGAGCCGGCAGAGTTTAAGATCCTGCCTGATGGGCTGGCCAATATTATGAAGATGCTAGATGAATCTATCCAAAAGGAGGAagagcaacagcagcaacagcgaGAGGCCAGTGGGGGAGCTCTGGCACCCCTGAAGGAGCCCTTTGCTCCACTGCAGCCCTCTTTCCCCCACAAGGAAGAGAAGACGCCACCACCAGCGTTGCCCCCTCCTCCACCGCTAGCAAAATTCCCTCCACCCCTTCAACCGCTGCCACCGCCACCATCGACACAAGCTGGTCCagccactttgctaaaatctcTGGCCAATGTGCTGGATGGGCAGAAATACTCTTACCAAGGGGCTGGTGCAGGGGCTGCCCAGGCTGTGACCTCCCCCTCTCAgtattctcccccacccccatcaggTGCTATCCCTACCCCACCTGCAATGGCAGCCACGAACCTCCTGTGCCCCCTGCAGCTGCAGGTCTCTTCATCATCTCAATTTTCTACCTCAAGCGGGCCCTGGGCCCAGGAGCAAGGAGGGGGTGAGGAGCCATCTGGGCCTCCCCCAGCCCAGTCactcccaccaccaccaccacggCTAGGGGTTGTACTACCCCCACCCCGCTCTGAGTCAGAGGTACTAGAAGAGATCAGTCGGGCTTGTGAGACACTGGTGGAAAGGGTGGGCAGGGGCACAGGGGAGCCAGTGGAAAGTGGAGTGGAGcgaccaccaccaccatcactaccaaGGCCCAAGGAAGAAAGTGGTGCTGGGCCTGGGTGTAGCAAGCGGAAAGAGAAGGAACATAGGCGGCACCGACGAGGATGCAAGGATGGTGGACGTCGGCATCGGGAGGGTAAGGTGCACAAGGAGAAGAACCGACAGGTGCTAGGAAACCTGGACCTACAAAGCAAGGAGATCCAAGGTCGGGAGAAAGCCAAACCTGAGGCTGGTGGCGCTGCCAAAGTCAAGCTGCCTACTCCTGTGCCCCCTTCTACAactgctccccctcccctcccaccctcACCTGCCCCTACACCAGCACCAGTCCCTGGGGGTGAGACACGGCATAAAGCCCGGGAAGAGACTCCAGGCCCACCCAGTGTGAGTCCAGCTGACATGCTAAAGCTCCGGTCCCTGAGTGAGGGACCGCCCAAGGAGCTAAAGATTCGGCTTATCAAAGTGGAGAGTGGTGACAAGGAGACATTCATGGCCTCTGAGGTGGAAGAACGGCGGCTGAGTATGGCTGACCTTACCATTGGGCACTGTGCTGCTGATGTGGTACGGGCCAGCAA gAATGCAAAGGTGAAAGGAAAGTTTCGAGAGTCCTACCTATCACCTGCCCAATCTGTAAAGCCTCAGATCAACTCTGAAGAGAAGCTGCCAAGGGAAAAACTCAACCCTCCCACACCCAGCATTTAC CTGGAGAGCAAACGGGATGCCTTCTCCCCAGTGCTGCTTCAGTTCTGCACAGATCCTAGGAATCCCATCACAGTGATCCGGGGCCTGGCTGGCTCCCTTCGGCTCA ATTTGGGCCTGTTTTCCACAAAGACCCTGGTGGAGGCAAGTGGTGAACATGCAGTGGAGGTAAGGACTCAGGTGCAGCAGCCATCAGATGAGAACTGGGACCTCTCAGGCACTCGACAGATCTGGCCCTGTGAGAGTAGTCGTTCTCACACTACGATTGCCAAATATGCACAGTACCAAGCCTCCTCCTTCCAGGAATCTTTACAG gaggaaaaagagagtgaAGATGAGACGGAAGAACCAGACAGCACCACTGAGACACCTTCCAG CAACAACCCAGATCAGAAAACCCATCACATCATCAAATTTGGCACCAATATTGATCTGTCAGATGCTAAACG GTGGAAGCCCCAGTTGCAAGAGCTGCTGAAACTACCTGCCTTCATGCGGGTCACATCTACAGGAAATATGCTGAGCCATGTGGGCCATACAATCCTGGGCATGAACACAGTCCAGTTGTATATGAAGGTTCCAGGGAGCCGAACACCAG GCCACCAGGAAAACAACAATTTCTGCTCTGTCAACATCAATATTGGTCCTGGAGACTGTGAATGGTTTGCGGTCCATGAGCACTACTGGGAGACCATCAGTGCCTTCTGTGACAG GCACGGAGTGGACTACCTGACGGGCTCATGGTGGCCAATCCTGGATGACCTCTATGCCTCCAATATCCCGGTGTACCGCTTTGTTCAGCGGCCTGGGGACCTGGTGTGGATTAATGCAGGCACTGTGCACTGGGTGCAGGCCACAGGCTGGTGCAACAACATTGCCTGGAATGTGGGGCCTCTCACAG ccTATCAATACCAGCTGGCCTTGGAGCGCTATGAATGGAATGAGGTGAAGAATGTCAAATCTATTGTGCCCATGATCCATGTGTCCTGGAACGTTGCCCGTACCGTCAAAGTCAGTGATCCGGACCTGTTCAAGATGATCAA ATTCTGTCTGCTGCAGTCTATGAAGCATTGCCAGGTACAACGAGAGAGCCTGGTGAGGGCTGGGAAGAAGATTGCTTACCAGGGCCGAGTCAAGGATGAGCCTGCCTATTATTGTAATGAGTGTGAT GTAGAGGTATTCAATATCCTGTTTGTGACAAGTGAGAATGGGAGCCGAAACACATACCTGGTGCACTGCGAGAGCTGTGCTCGGAGACGCAGCGGAGGCCTACAAGGGGTCGTGGTGCTAGAGCAGTACAGGACAGAGGAGCTGGCTCAGGCCTATGATGCCTTCACCCTG GCTGGATCCAGCAACTCTCGATGA